In Acinetobacter sp. WCHAc010034, a genomic segment contains:
- a CDS encoding aminoglycoside phosphotransferase family protein, translating to MNTQREQSIQSWIASVLGSDQFEINFLAGDASFRRYARIKLNNKTFMLMDAPPEKEDCVPFVTIDEFFDAHGVRVPHIAAKDLEQGFLLLEDFGDVLLASLLDESTVDAHYAQSFKQLIQLQSVDGTGHFPAYSYEKLMAEMALLTDWMLPSLQVAPTADESALIKRTFAILANAALAQPQVIVHRDFHSRNLMALAGEQEQGVIDFQDAVIGADTYDLISITRDAYVQWSPERVYSWFKAFYDLLPASAKDGRSFEQFKKDADFMAVQRHIKILGIFVRLFERDGKSGYLKDLPRVMWYLLEESQPYAELQPFMQFMRAKVMPKFEAKYGAYEAAA from the coding sequence ATGAATACACAACGTGAACAATCGATACAATCATGGATTGCGTCTGTACTTGGTTCAGATCAATTTGAAATTAATTTTTTAGCAGGCGATGCAAGCTTCCGTCGTTATGCACGAATCAAATTGAATAATAAAACATTTATGCTCATGGATGCACCTCCAGAAAAAGAAGATTGTGTGCCTTTTGTGACGATTGACGAATTTTTTGATGCGCATGGCGTGCGCGTGCCGCATATCGCTGCCAAAGACCTTGAGCAAGGCTTTCTTTTATTGGAAGATTTTGGCGATGTGCTGCTGGCTTCCCTGCTGGATGAATCGACTGTAGATGCGCATTATGCGCAGAGCTTTAAGCAGCTGATTCAGCTGCAGTCTGTTGACGGCACAGGCCATTTCCCTGCCTATTCTTATGAAAAGCTGATGGCGGAAATGGCCCTGCTGACTGACTGGATGCTGCCGTCACTGCAGGTTGCGCCGACTGCCGATGAAAGCGCTTTGATTAAGCGCACTTTTGCCATTTTAGCCAACGCGGCTTTGGCCCAGCCGCAGGTGATTGTGCACCGCGACTTCCACAGCCGCAACCTGATGGCGCTGGCGGGCGAGCAGGAGCAGGGCGTCATTGATTTTCAGGATGCCGTGATTGGCGCAGACACCTATGACCTGATTTCCATTACCCGCGACGCCTATGTGCAGTGGAGCCCTGAACGCGTCTACAGCTGGTTTAAGGCCTTCTATGATCTGCTTCCGGCATCCGCCAAAGACGGCCGAAGTTTTGAGCAGTTTAAGAAAGATGCCGATTTTATGGCGGTTCAGCGCCACATTAAAATTCTCGGCATTTTTGTGCGCCTGTTTGAGCGTGACGGCAAGTCAGGCTATTTGAAGGATTTGCCGCGCGTGATGTGGTATTTGCTGGAAGAAAGCCAGCCTTATGCCGAACTGCAGCCGTTCATGCAGTTTATGCGCGCTAAAGTCATGCCGAAATTTGAAGCCAAATACGGCGCTTATGAGGCAGCTGCATAA
- a CDS encoding LPS-assembly protein LptD, protein MKHQFKFNPLATAIFTLLCGGSVSSYAASPAFAEADTAQLKQAISEAYPGQQFFEQYYVDKSAPEAQQRQGSRLSSAYCQGAWVTPVAPDAKSIPADQVTSTVTADYGHFDPNGDSVLEGNVVIDQQGRQIRADQIKIDKTQTYAKASGRVQMAQAGLLSQSDSINYNLKTQQGDLSNSLYIAEQSHAHGSAAKIARTSEQTVELENATYSTCPPGETPTWKIQANKIKLNQETGRGETTGTKLYVKNVPVMAVPYFNFPIDDRRTTGILTPSFGFTNDGGVEVGVPVYLNLAPNYDATLTPRYISDRGSMLEGEFRYLTENFGQGIIWGGYLPSDESYRDEDRSDLHFLHQWNINKQFSTNLEYNYASDKDYFTDLNNNPNSKTDLNLRRAWELNYRNGIPGLKAQLKVEEFQTLDKTVKDEDRPYARLPQFLLNYKNGSPLGLQYEFNHDTAYFKKDISDFNSTSAEPSGTRIYNDFAVRYNHLTPWSFVIPEVSVRSINTFYDRDTINAQNISSSNESKSVVVPQFTLDTGLIFEKDGKFLQTLTPRLFYAYSPYKNQDGSPNFDSTTASINYDQLFSPRRFYGHDRLEDNNFASLGLSYSLFDSIGLERLKAGVGQSFYFEDRRVTLSNTADDFDRERRTGPIVNLSSQLSENFSVSANGAWMSNGDNAQRDVQMYYTGSKGNLYNLGYFNRKYLPNRQDAYDQVVASFIQPVDNNWRIIGHAQYDLDNSVAREYLLGVNYESCCWGVSVYGRSYYNDLDNVNDDGVSPKRAIMAEFTLKGLGGFNNKFSSLLENRILGFKNINQTWTER, encoded by the coding sequence ATGAAGCATCAGTTTAAATTTAATCCTTTAGCGACTGCGATCTTCACCCTTTTATGCGGCGGCTCGGTATCCAGCTATGCGGCATCGCCGGCTTTTGCCGAAGCTGACACAGCGCAATTAAAACAAGCAATTTCTGAGGCCTATCCCGGCCAGCAGTTTTTTGAACAGTATTATGTAGACAAGTCTGCGCCGGAAGCGCAGCAGCGCCAGGGCAGCCGGCTGAGCTCCGCCTACTGCCAAGGCGCATGGGTTACGCCAGTCGCGCCGGACGCCAAATCTATTCCAGCGGATCAGGTGACTTCTACCGTTACAGCGGATTACGGCCACTTTGACCCGAATGGCGACTCTGTGCTTGAAGGCAATGTGGTGATTGACCAGCAAGGCCGTCAAATCCGCGCTGACCAGATTAAAATTGATAAAACCCAGACCTACGCCAAAGCCTCCGGCCGCGTGCAAATGGCGCAGGCTGGCCTGCTCTCTCAAAGCGACTCTATTAACTACAATTTAAAAACCCAGCAGGGCGATTTAAGCAACAGCCTGTATATTGCCGAACAAAGCCATGCGCACGGCAGCGCTGCAAAAATTGCCCGCACTTCCGAACAGACCGTTGAGCTGGAAAATGCGACCTACAGCACCTGCCCGCCTGGCGAAACGCCAACCTGGAAAATTCAAGCCAATAAAATCAAGCTGAATCAGGAAACCGGGCGCGGCGAAACCACAGGCACCAAGCTGTATGTTAAAAATGTGCCGGTCATGGCCGTACCGTATTTCAACTTTCCGATTGATGACCGTCGCACTACAGGCATTTTGACGCCGAGCTTCGGCTTCACCAATGACGGCGGGGTTGAAGTTGGCGTGCCGGTTTATTTAAACCTTGCGCCTAATTATGACGCCACATTAACGCCGCGCTACATCAGCGACCGCGGCTCAATGCTGGAAGGCGAATTCCGCTATTTAACAGAAAACTTCGGCCAAGGCATAATCTGGGGCGGCTACCTGCCGTCTGATGAAAGCTACCGCGATGAAGACCGCAGCGACCTGCATTTCCTGCATCAGTGGAATATCAACAAGCAGTTTTCAACCAACTTAGAATACAACTACGCCTCAGATAAAGACTATTTCACCGACTTAAACAACAACCCGAACTCTAAAACAGATCTGAACCTGCGCCGCGCATGGGAGCTTAACTACAGAAACGGCATTCCCGGCCTAAAAGCGCAGCTGAAAGTTGAAGAATTCCAGACGCTGGATAAAACCGTTAAGGATGAAGACCGCCCTTACGCGCGCCTGCCGCAGTTCCTGCTGAATTACAAAAACGGCAGCCCTTTAGGCCTGCAATATGAGTTCAATCACGATACCGCGTACTTCAAGAAAGATATTTCCGACTTCAACAGCACAAGCGCGGAGCCTAGCGGCACGCGGATCTACAATGATTTCGCAGTCCGCTACAATCACCTCACGCCATGGTCTTTTGTCATTCCGGAAGTATCCGTCCGCAGCATCAACACTTTCTATGATCGGGACACCATCAACGCGCAGAACATCAGCTCTTCAAATGAAAGCAAATCGGTTGTTGTTCCGCAGTTCACTTTGGATACAGGCCTGATCTTTGAAAAAGATGGAAAATTCCTTCAAACCCTGACCCCGCGGCTGTTCTATGCCTATTCACCGTATAAAAATCAGGACGGCAGCCCGAACTTTGACTCGACCACAGCCTCCATCAATTATGACCAGCTGTTCAGCCCGCGCCGCTTTTACGGCCATGACCGGCTGGAAGACAACAACTTTGCATCGCTGGGCCTCAGCTACAGCCTGTTTGACAGCATTGGCCTGGAGCGCTTAAAAGCCGGCGTGGGGCAAAGCTTCTATTTCGAAGACCGCCGCGTAACGCTCAGCAATACCGCAGATGACTTTGACCGCGAGCGCCGCACAGGCCCGATTGTCAATTTATCCAGCCAGCTGTCGGAAAACTTCAGCGTCAGCGCGAACGGCGCCTGGATGTCTAACGGCGACAACGCCCAGCGCGACGTGCAGATGTACTACACCGGCAGCAAAGGCAATCTGTACAATCTGGGCTATTTCAACCGCAAATACCTGCCGAACCGCCAGGATGCCTACGATCAGGTGGTTGCATCATTCATCCAGCCTGTGGACAACAACTGGCGCATTATCGGCCATGCGCAGTACGACCTGGACAACAGCGTAGCGCGCGAATATCTGCTGGGCGTAAATTACGAATCCTGCTGCTGGGGCGTGTCGGTGTACGGGCGCTCTTACTATAATGACCTGGACAATGTGAATGATGACGGCGTCAGTCCAAAACGCGCAATTATGGCGGAATTCACGCTGAAAGGCCTGGGCGGCTTCAACAACAAATTCTCATCTCTGCTCGAAAACCGCATTCTAGGTTTTAAAAACATTAATCAAACTTGGACAGAACGTTAA
- a CDS encoding peptidylprolyl isomerase: MKTLQLKRVFKATALALCLSASLPAFAAQPKDEVVAVVDNSVILRSDLEQSIAEVKHQLQAQGKTAPPEQFLQQQALEQLIIRQAQLEQVKRYNIKPDEKGLNEAVLKVAKDSGASSLEAFQQKLDAMAPNTYAALRGRIAEDLAINRLRQQIVTSRIQISDSDVKNFLNSPQGQAAVGSQAHVLHMRISGDQAAAEKTAKDVQAELAKSNDVKAIGQKFSTKAVKVEGADMGYRSLSDIPAELAARVSTLQAGQTTELIAVRDGIHVLKLVERKGGDQKAIVPQFQTRHILIQPSEVVSPENAKQLIDSLYSRIQKGEDFAVLAATYSNDPGSARDGGSLGWVTPGVMVPEFDSRMKSTPKGQVSEPFQSQFGWHILQVTDTRQQDMTKEYQERMARQILGERQFDAELDTWLREIRNNAFVDIKDPNLDRKKK; this comes from the coding sequence ATGAAGACATTACAGTTAAAACGCGTTTTTAAAGCGACAGCGCTTGCTCTCTGCCTTTCCGCATCATTGCCGGCCTTTGCTGCTCAGCCTAAAGATGAAGTTGTAGCTGTTGTTGACAATAGCGTCATTCTGCGCAGCGATCTGGAACAGAGTATTGCCGAAGTCAAGCATCAGCTGCAGGCGCAAGGCAAAACCGCGCCGCCGGAGCAATTTCTGCAGCAGCAGGCGCTGGAGCAGCTGATTATCCGCCAGGCGCAATTAGAGCAAGTCAAACGCTACAATATCAAGCCAGATGAAAAAGGCCTGAATGAAGCAGTGCTAAAGGTAGCCAAGGATTCAGGCGCATCAAGCTTGGAAGCCTTTCAGCAGAAGCTGGATGCGATGGCGCCGAATACCTACGCTGCGCTGCGCGGCCGCATTGCAGAAGACTTGGCCATCAACCGCCTGCGCCAGCAAATTGTAACTTCGCGCATTCAAATCAGCGATTCTGACGTTAAAAACTTCCTGAACTCGCCGCAGGGCCAGGCTGCGGTCGGCAGCCAGGCGCATGTGCTGCATATGCGCATTTCAGGCGATCAGGCCGCCGCCGAAAAAACCGCAAAAGATGTCCAGGCTGAGCTGGCGAAAAGCAATGATGTCAAAGCCATTGGCCAGAAGTTCTCCACTAAAGCTGTGAAAGTTGAAGGCGCAGACATGGGCTACCGCAGCCTGTCGGACATCCCTGCTGAACTGGCGGCGCGTGTAAGCACCCTGCAGGCAGGACAGACCACAGAGCTGATTGCTGTCCGTGACGGCATTCATGTGCTGAAGCTGGTGGAGCGCAAAGGCGGCGACCAGAAAGCCATTGTGCCGCAGTTTCAGACGCGCCATATCCTGATTCAGCCTTCTGAAGTGGTCAGCCCTGAGAATGCGAAACAACTGATTGACAGCCTGTACAGCCGCATTCAAAAAGGCGAAGATTTTGCGGTGCTGGCGGCCACCTACTCCAATGACCCGGGTTCAGCGCGCGACGGCGGCAGCCTGGGCTGGGTAACGCCGGGTGTTATGGTTCCGGAGTTTGACAGCAGAATGAAAAGCACGCCTAAAGGCCAAGTAAGCGAACCGTTCCAGTCGCAATTCGGCTGGCATATCCTTCAAGTCACCGACACGCGCCAGCAGGACATGACCAAAGAATATCAGGAGCGCATGGCGCGCCAAATCTTAGGTGAACGCCAGTTTGATGCGGAATTGGACACATGGCTGCGTGAAATCCGCAATAATGCTTTTGTGGACATTAAAGACCCGAATCTGGACCGCAAGAAAAAGTAA
- the hfq gene encoding RNA chaperone Hfq, translating to MSKGQTLQDPFLNSLRKERIPVSIFLVNGIKLQGHIESFDQYVVLLKNTVSQMVYKHAISTVVPARNPRPAGAPASAQGQGGFGGGQGQGGFGGQGFGGQGGFGGQGGFGGQGGFGGQGQGFGGQGGFGGQGGFGGQGQGFGGQGGFGGQSAGFDGEPKFEDAQDDENNR from the coding sequence ATGTCTAAAGGTCAAACTTTACAAGATCCGTTCTTAAATTCTCTCCGTAAAGAACGCATTCCAGTTTCTATCTTTCTTGTAAACGGCATTAAATTACAAGGTCATATCGAATCATTTGACCAATATGTGGTTTTATTAAAAAATACTGTAAGCCAAATGGTTTATAAGCACGCGATTTCTACCGTTGTTCCTGCGCGCAACCCGCGTCCAGCTGGCGCTCCTGCTAGCGCTCAAGGCCAAGGCGGCTTCGGCGGCGGTCAAGGTCAAGGCGGCTTCGGCGGTCAAGGCTTCGGCGGTCAGGGCGGCTTCGGCGGTCAGGGCGGCTTCGGCGGTCAAGGCGGCTTCGGCGGTCAAGGCCAAGGCTTCGGCGGTCAGGGCGGCTTCGGCGGTCAGGGCGGCTTCGGCGGTCAAGGCCAAGGCTTTGGTGGTCAAGGCGGTTTCGGCGGCCAGTCTGCAGGCTTTGACGGCGAACCTAAATTTGAAGATGCTCAAGATGACGAAAACAACCGTTAA
- the miaA gene encoding tRNA (adenosine(37)-N6)-dimethylallyltransferase MiaA, translating into MSNQLPVINLMGPTASGKTALACALYEQGNFELISVDSALVYRDMDIGTAKPTKEELARYPHHLIDIISPLEVYSAAQFVDDASALIDDMHARGKTPVLVGGTILYFKALLEGLSSNLPSADYAVRAEIEARAERDGWEAVYAELCAADPLAGQKFKPSDRQRIIRALEVYQLTGEPITKLQAEQPKNLPYRYKFHNYALMPDRIELHKRIEKRLEIMWRIGFLNEVKNLMIKYDLDENLPSMRSVGYRQALEFLQNSEQSGEKQREMEDKALFATRQLAKRQYTWLRSLQERHKFTTYFTAEQAQEDLRNCYG; encoded by the coding sequence ATGTCAAATCAACTGCCTGTCATCAATTTAATGGGGCCTACTGCAAGCGGCAAAACCGCTTTGGCATGCGCGCTGTATGAGCAGGGTAATTTTGAGCTGATTTCAGTCGATTCTGCGCTGGTTTACCGGGATATGGATATCGGCACCGCCAAGCCCACCAAAGAGGAGCTGGCGCGCTATCCGCATCATTTAATCGACATCATCAGCCCCTTGGAAGTCTATTCGGCTGCCCAGTTTGTCGATGACGCCAGCGCACTGATTGATGATATGCATGCGCGCGGCAAAACCCCGGTTCTGGTGGGCGGCACCATACTGTATTTTAAGGCGCTGCTGGAAGGCCTGTCGTCCAATTTGCCCAGCGCGGATTATGCCGTGCGGGCGGAAATCGAAGCCCGGGCGGAACGTGACGGCTGGGAAGCCGTATATGCCGAGCTGTGCGCCGCAGACCCGCTGGCGGGGCAGAAATTCAAGCCCAGCGACAGGCAGCGCATCATCCGCGCTTTGGAAGTCTATCAGCTGACTGGCGAGCCGATTACCAAGCTGCAGGCGGAGCAGCCTAAAAATTTACCATATAGATACAAATTTCATAATTATGCTTTGATGCCGGATCGTATAGAATTGCATAAGCGCATAGAAAAACGATTAGAAATTATGTGGCGCATCGGATTTTTAAATGAAGTAAAAAATCTGATGATAAAATACGATTTAGATGAGAATCTGCCCTCAATGCGCTCTGTAGGTTACCGCCAAGCACTCGAATTTCTTCAAAATAGTGAGCAAAGTGGCGAAAAGCAGCGTGAAATGGAGGATAAGGCGCTATTTGCGACACGACAACTTGCTAAACGTCAATATACTTGGTTAAGATCTTTGCAAGAACGGCATAAATTTACTACATATTTTACAGCAGAGCAGGCCCAAGAAGACTTGCGAAACTGTTACGGATAA
- the mutL gene encoding DNA mismatch repair endonuclease MutL has translation MMEERSMRRIRTLDPALANQIAAGEVIERPASVVKELLENAIDAGATELIIRVEQGGSTLIEIIDNGRGIHPDDLSLAVMRHATSKIQTADDLHAIVSLGFRGEALASIAAVSRLTLTSSQADEGVGYQVEVNGTAFDHQQIQAVAAQKGTQIRVQDLFFNVPARRKFLKKPGTEFGHIEEIVRRLALTHFDIRFVLEHNSSIKLNLPVADSGALRFQRVQQLLGRSFTENAYWLDADSVNMRLSGWLGHPSDARSQADVQYVYVNGRIVKDKTISHALRMAYDGILHGHQHAAYLLFLQVDPENIDVNVHPTKHEIRFLNQREVHEFVRHYAKAVLSQFQTASADLSSAMKPDAGALVQEAHQPQPRHQEQFQLHKQADAAPAPEPAAVMPADGLTDFSAAQPQEVSYAAPASSGSYASGYASQYAGSQKLNNALQSYLAPLRDAPADALQNPSSLESHIAAKVDEHPLGIAIAQLHGIYILAQNTEGLIIVDMHAAHERIVLQQMKAAWDKPEFWTSQQLLIPKVVAISRMQAARIEDLKEQLARLGLDIDQYGDEQVIVRGVPAILHKADFDALIPELLNDLDPNDQAQGLLQKRDQILAGMACHGAVRAHRLLSLSEMNALLRQMEQTEFASQCNHGRPTWRAFPLAQLDKLFARGE, from the coding sequence ATGATGGAAGAGCGCAGCATGCGCCGCATCCGCACGCTGGATCCGGCGCTGGCCAACCAGATCGCCGCCGGCGAAGTGATTGAGCGCCCGGCTTCGGTGGTTAAGGAGTTGCTGGAAAATGCCATTGATGCCGGCGCAACGGAATTAATCATCCGTGTTGAGCAGGGCGGCAGCACGCTGATCGAAATTATTGACAATGGCCGCGGCATTCATCCGGATGATTTGTCTTTGGCGGTGATGCGCCACGCCACCAGCAAAATCCAGACCGCCGATGACCTGCATGCAATCGTCAGCCTGGGCTTCCGCGGCGAAGCTTTGGCCTCGATTGCCGCTGTGTCGCGCCTGACCCTGACCAGCAGCCAAGCCGATGAAGGCGTGGGCTATCAGGTTGAAGTCAACGGCACCGCCTTTGATCATCAGCAGATTCAGGCGGTTGCAGCGCAAAAAGGCACGCAAATCCGGGTGCAGGATTTATTTTTCAATGTGCCTGCGCGGCGCAAATTTTTAAAGAAGCCGGGCACGGAATTCGGCCATATTGAAGAAATCGTCCGCCGCTTGGCGCTGACGCATTTTGACATCCGCTTTGTGCTGGAGCACAACAGCAGCATCAAGCTGAATCTGCCGGTTGCAGACAGCGGTGCGCTGCGCTTCCAGCGCGTGCAGCAGCTGCTTGGGCGGTCATTTACGGAAAATGCCTACTGGCTGGATGCCGACAGCGTCAATATGCGCCTCAGCGGCTGGCTGGGCCATCCCTCCGATGCGCGCTCGCAGGCCGATGTGCAGTATGTGTATGTGAATGGCCGCATTGTGAAGGATAAGACCATTTCGCACGCGCTGCGCATGGCTTATGACGGCATTCTGCATGGCCATCAGCATGCTGCCTATCTGCTGTTCCTGCAGGTCGATCCGGAAAATATTGATGTCAATGTGCATCCCACCAAGCATGAAATCCGCTTTCTGAACCAGCGCGAAGTGCATGAGTTTGTGCGCCATTACGCCAAAGCGGTTTTATCGCAGTTTCAAACGGCCTCTGCGGACTTGTCATCCGCCATGAAGCCGGATGCAGGCGCGCTGGTGCAGGAAGCGCATCAGCCGCAGCCGCGCCATCAGGAGCAGTTCCAGCTGCATAAGCAGGCGGATGCTGCCCCGGCGCCTGAGCCGGCAGCAGTCATGCCGGCCGATGGCCTGACGGATTTCAGCGCGGCCCAGCCGCAGGAGGTTTCCTATGCTGCGCCTGCCTCTTCCGGCAGCTATGCTTCCGGCTATGCGTCACAATATGCCGGTTCGCAAAAGCTGAACAATGCCCTGCAAAGCTATCTGGCGCCTTTGCGTGACGCGCCTGCAGACGCGCTGCAGAATCCATCCTCTTTGGAAAGCCATATCGCAGCCAAAGTGGATGAGCATCCGCTGGGCATCGCCATTGCGCAGCTGCACGGCATTTACATTCTGGCGCAGAATACCGAAGGCCTGATTATTGTCGATATGCACGCCGCGCATGAGCGCATTGTGCTGCAGCAGATGAAAGCCGCCTGGGACAAGCCGGAGTTCTGGACTTCGCAGCAGCTGCTGATTCCTAAAGTGGTCGCCATCAGCCGGATGCAGGCCGCCCGGATTGAAGACTTAAAAGAGCAGCTGGCGCGCTTAGGGCTGGACATCGACCAGTATGGCGATGAGCAGGTGATTGTGCGCGGCGTGCCGGCAATTCTGCACAAGGCGGACTTTGACGCGCTGATTCCTGAACTGCTGAATGATTTAGACCCGAATGATCAGGCGCAGGGGCTGCTGCAGAAGCGCGATCAGATTCTGGCGGGCATGGCCTGCCACGGCGCAGTGCGCGCGCACCGGCTGTTAAGCCTGTCTGAAATGAACGCTTTGCTCCGGCAGATGGAGCAGACCGAATTTGCCAGCCAGTGCAATCATGGGCGACCGACATGGCGCGCATTTCCATTGGCTCAATTAGATAAATTATTTGCTCGGGGAGAGTAG
- the tsaE gene encoding tRNA (adenosine(37)-N6)-threonylcarbamoyltransferase complex ATPase subunit type 1 TsaE — protein sequence MQYSFNLVLNNEEDTQNLAQVLAQHFTAGVIYLIGDLGAGKTTLTRYWLQSMGHQGAVKSPTYTLVEPYSIHGKDIFHFDLYRLNDPYELELMGIRDYLETPDALFLFEWPSKGGDEIPKADLIINIEKSEDDLARTAALSFSSEALQQALERRFA from the coding sequence ATGCAGTATTCATTTAATCTGGTTTTAAACAATGAAGAAGATACGCAAAACTTGGCGCAAGTTTTGGCGCAGCATTTTACCGCAGGCGTTATTTATTTAATTGGCGACTTGGGCGCAGGCAAAACCACGCTGACGCGCTACTGGCTGCAGTCCATGGGGCATCAGGGCGCGGTGAAAAGCCCGACCTATACGCTGGTTGAACCGTACAGCATTCACGGCAAGGATATTTTCCATTTCGACCTGTACCGCCTGAATGACCCCTATGAGCTTGAATTGATGGGCATCCGCGATTATTTGGAAACGCCGGATGCGCTGTTTCTGTTTGAATGGCCGTCCAAAGGCGGCGATGAAATTCCAAAGGCGGATCTGATCATCAATATTGAAAAATCGGAAGATGATCTGGCGCGCACTGCGGCTTTAAGCTTCTCTTCCGAAGCTTTGCAGCAGGCTTTGGAGCGCCGCTTCGCATGA